A portion of the Adhaeribacter radiodurans genome contains these proteins:
- a CDS encoding MEKHLA domain-containing protein, protein MTLLSNFIIQHSLLLADSFKQVTGQVLLEGSFTPEELAQKLYQATFVLLSHGTQPDPIFNYANQTAQQLWEMPWDDFTQLPSRLSAEPVAVAERQAMLEEAKQKGFISNYNGVRISSTSQRFIIKKAILWNIYDTNGTYQGQAATFKEWEFL, encoded by the coding sequence ATGACTTTACTTAGCAATTTTATTATTCAACACAGCCTTTTATTAGCTGATTCTTTTAAGCAGGTCACCGGACAAGTGTTATTGGAGGGAAGTTTTACCCCCGAAGAACTGGCTCAGAAATTATACCAAGCCACCTTTGTATTGTTGTCGCATGGTACACAACCCGATCCAATATTTAATTATGCAAACCAAACGGCTCAACAGCTTTGGGAAATGCCTTGGGATGATTTTACCCAATTGCCTTCCCGTTTATCGGCCGAACCCGTGGCGGTAGCTGAAAGACAAGCCATGTTGGAAGAAGCTAAACAAAAAGGATTTATCTCTAATTACAACGGGGTGCGCATTTCGAGTACCAGCCAGCGGTTTATTATTAAAAAGGCCATTCTCTGGAATATTTACGATACTAATGGTACTTACCAAGGGCAGGCTGCTACTTTTAAGGAGTGGGAGTTTTTGTAG